In the genome of Cercospora beticola chromosome 2, complete sequence, one region contains:
- a CDS encoding uncharacterized protein (CAZy:AA12): MKTPLTSRTAAFATLCATLASAQQQECSSTISASGYPAPSLASGWRAHIVVNDLEKPRSLKRDNNGHLLVADQGVGITRLTLEGEAPCLTVADRQQIIANTSLNHGLELSPSNDILYASSQEAVYAWDYNPETGTVSGEARRVINLGGDGSHATRTLLLPPLNPDYLLVSWGSDGNVDAAAREPTSGYSTVRAFNISDTSRVYEYADGLSVGWGLRNSVGLGQNPVTGGIFSNENNVDQLERDGERIVEDNPAEELNFHGFLNGTETPNLGGYYGYPDCYPAWDPSVVPNYDGLQTGQQFAANFNNSINDEWCRENSIDPVLSFTAHMAPMDLAFNTEASTAFITFRGSWNRENPAGYKLSVIPFNTETGLPSAPPNSTNGYVDILANEDESRCPDECVRPVGLEWNADGTQLFMTADASGEIYIVYREDGSPVNDFTVAASETGNATSGSGGSEGGSSGGSPSSTPEAENAASSLVGSRLFAAAMVGLVGAMIF; the protein is encoded by the exons ATGAAGACACCCCTCACTTCCCGCACGGCGGCATTCGCCACTCTGTGCGCAACACTCGCATCGGCGCAGCAACAAGAATGTAGCAGTACCATCTCCGCATCAGGCTATCCCGCTCCCTCGCTTGCAAGTGGCTGGAGAGCTCATATTGTTGTCAATGATCTGGAGAAGCCGCGATCTCTGAAGCGCGATAATAATGGACATTTGCTTGTTGCGGATCAGGGCGTTGGGATTACGAGATTGACACTTGAAGGCGAAGCTCCGTGCTTGACTGTTGCGGATAGGCAGCAGATTATTGCGAATACTTCG CTCAATCACGGCCTCGAACTCTCCCCTTCGAATGACATCCTGTATGCTTCCAGCCAGGAAGCCGTCTATGCTTGGGACTACAATCCGGAAACTGGTACAGTCTCTGGCGAGGCTCGTCGGGTCATCAATCTTGGTGGAGATGGATCGCACGCTACTAGGACACTTCTGTTGCCACCTCTTAACCCGGATTACTTGCTCGTTTCCTGGGGATCAGACGGCAACGTCGATGCCGCCGCGCGCGAGCCGACGTCTGGTTACAGCACTGTGCGAGCTTTTAACATCAGTGACACCAGCAGAGTGTACGAATACGCTGACGGACTGTCGGTGGGTTGGGGATTGAGAAACTCCGTCGGATTGGGACAGAATCCAGTCACAGGAGGCATCTTCAGCAATGAGAACAATGTTGATCAATTGGAGAGAGATGGGGAGAGGATCGTAGAGGACAACCCTGCTGAGGAGTTG AACTTCCACGGCTTCCTTAATGGCACCGAGACCCCCAATCTGGGAGGATACTATGGTTACCCAGATTGTTACCCTGCTTGGGACCCCTCTGTTGTGCCCAACTACGATGGTCTCCAGACCGGACAACAGTTTGCAGCGAACTTCAACAACTCTATTAATGATGAATGGTGCCGAGAGAATAGCATTGATCCTGTTCTGAGCTTCACTGCCCA CATGGCACCAATGGACCTAGCCTTCAACACCGAAGCATCGACGGCTTTTATCACTTTCCGAGGAAGTTGGAACCGTGAAAACCCAGCGGGTTACAAACTCTCCGTCATCCCCTTCAATACCGAGACTGGTCTACCAAGCGCACCACCGAACTCCACAAACGGCTATGTCGACATCCTTGCGAACGAAGATGAGAGTAGATGCCCGGACGAATGTGTCAGGC CTGTGGGTTTGGAGTGGAACGCTGATGGCACCCAGCTCTTCATGACTGCGGATGCTTCCGGCGAGATTTACATCGTGTATCGAGAGGATGGTTCTCCAGTCAACGACTTCACGGTCGCGGCGTCAGAGACTGGCAATGCTACTAGTGGCTCTGGTGGATCTGAAGGTGGTAGCTCTGGAGGTTCTCCCTCTTCGACGCCAGAGGCAGAGAATGCGGCTTCGAGTCTAGTGGGCTCGCGACTGTTCGCTGCCGCTATGGTAGGTTTGGTTGGTGCAATGATCTTCTAA
- a CDS encoding uncharacterized protein (MEROPS:MER0078639), with amino-acid sequence MRSISAAALYGLTAVLAAPLQDRSDYAVHNSHFVPPGWQKIGKPSPDHSVSLRIGLKQSAFEQLEKELYEVSDPEHERYGQHLSMSDIHSFTAPHEEALSAVEQWLESHGITADNLHYSPPKDWITIALPVSKVESLLDTEYHEYRHEDGKEVVRTTQYSLPRSLHGHIDVIQPTNYFGNPKHHGTSVKIASFGLPDSELPSTDVSRLASIEAADPAAAAYPNANVSLVCVAGQTVSSLCVRTLYNTVDYTPKVPQKNYAGITNYLNETPSDSDFKLYMAAQRPGSDPNYLFSRQIIANAADDQNDQGVEANLDVQAVGGIAYPTRFTSYSTGGSPPFKPDLLTPTNTNEPYLVWLDYVLKQKDVPYVISTSYGDDEQTVPQNYANRVCAELAQLGARGVTLLFSSGDNGVGKDGTCVSNDGKNTTKFLPSFPASCPYVTTVGGTRDVNPEQIAFDTRNGYVAGGGFSEYFPRPSYQNQAVTGYLKTLGAANKGLYNPKGRAYPDIAAQGFNYQIFYKGALTAVDGTSVSSPVAAGVLTNVNDALLAAGKKPLGFLNPLLYQSQGKGYNDISKGSVTGCGTNGFPSSKGWDAASGWGTPDFKAIRKALGV; translated from the exons ATGAGGTCgatttctgctgctgccctctATGGGCTCACTGCCGTGCTGGCTGCACCTCTACAGGATCGCTCCGATTATGCTGTGCACAATTCGCATTTCGTGCCTCCAGGGTGGCAGAAGATTGGCAAGCCAAGTCCT GATCACTCAGTCAGTCTACGCATTGGCCTGAAGCAGTCTGCTTTTGAGCAACTCGAGAAAGAGCTTTATGAAGTCAGCGACCCGGAGCACGAGCGCTATGGGCAACACCTGTCTATGAGCGACATCCACAGCTTCACTGCTCCGCATGAGGAGGCCCTTTCGGCTGTCGAGCAGTGGCTAGAG AGCCACGGCATTACAGCAGACAATTTGCACTACAGCCCACCAAAGGACTGGATTACAATCGCCCTACCAGTCTCAAAAGTCGAAAGCCTGCTTGATACCGAGTACCACGAGTACCGACATGAAGATGGCAAAGAGGTCGTTCGAACAACTCAGTACAGCCTGCCACGATCTCTACATGGCCATATCGATGTGATCCAGCCCACCAACTACTTCGGCAACCCAAAGCATCACGGTACAAGTGTCAAGATTGCAAGCTTCGGTCTGCCAGACAGCGAGCTCCCTTCAACTGATGTCAGCCGTCTTGCTTCAATTGAAGCTGCTGatcctgccgccgccgcataTCCAAATGCCAACGTCAGTCTCGTCTGCGTTGCAGGACAGACTGTCTCAAGCTTGTGCGTCCGCACTCTCTACAACACGGTAGACTACACGCCAAAGGTGCCACAGAAGAACTACGCTGGTATCACGAACTATCTCAACGAGACGCCATCCGACAGTGACTTCAAGCTGTACATGGCCGCTCAGCGACCTGGATCTGACCCCAACTACCTGTTCTCACGCCAAATCATTGCAAATGCCGCCGATGATCAGAACGATCAAGGCGTCGAAGCCAACTTGGATGTTCAAGCTGTTGGAGGCATCGCTTACCCAACACGCTTCACCTCCTACAGCACCGGAGGCTCTCCACCATTCAAGCCAGATCTTCTGACACCAACAAACACCAACGAGCCCTACCTCGTCTGGCTCGACTATGTCTTGAAGCAAAAGGACGTCCCGTACGTCATCTCCACCTCTTACGGAGACGATGAACAAACCGTGCCTCAGAACTACGCCAACCGTGTCTGCGCCGAACTCGCCCAACTCGGAGCCCGTGGCGTcactctgctcttctcctcTGGCGACAACGGCGTCGGCAAAGATGGAACTTGCGTCTCCAACGACGGCAAGAACACAACCAAATTCCTTCCTTCTTTCCCAGCTTCCTGCCCATATGTCACCACTGTCGGCGGAACCCGCGACGTCAACCCCGAGCAAATCGCCTTCGACACCCGCAACGGCTATGTCGCCGGTGGTGGTTTCTCGGAGTACTTCCCTCGTCCATCATACCAGAACCAAGCTGTCACTGGCTACCTCAAGACTCTCGGCGCCGCGAACAAGGGCTTGTACAACCCCAAGGGACGTGCCTACCCAGATATCGCAGCCCAAGGATTCAACTACCAGATTTTCTACAAGGGTGCTTTGACTGCTGTTGATGGTACTAGTGTTTCTTCGCCTGTCGCTGCGGGTGTCTTGACTAACGTCAACGATgcgttgcttgctgctggaaaGAAGCCCTTGGGTTTCTTGAACCCGTTGTTGTATCAGAGCCAAGGAAAGGGATATAATGATATCTCCAAGGGTAGTGTTACTGGTTGTGGGACGAATGGATTCCCTTCGTCGAAGGGCTGGGATGCTGCTAGTGGGTGGGGAACTCCGGATTTCAAGGCTATTCGTAAGGCTTTGGGAGTTTAG
- a CDS encoding uncharacterized protein (MEROPS:MER0030934): MEKQISTPRGPILTKVDNGLVYARNIQYATADRWKQPVPSRWTEVRDCTKKGAICPQHQFRFEHVLGEMPSKDREFSEDCLNVTVVAPENAKNLPVLVSYHGGANIAGGADFDIMDMSGLARLGLVTVAVQYRLGVYGCVEIPGHAPANLHVYDQIEALKWTKENAAAFGGDPANVTISGQSAGAWAVYNMLLAQTDGLFQKAILISASLDLKLKPEYGEVVKKKLPGDLLDIQEKCSQEIPGAEPFLPNRTKAPFPADLDKRLGERKDVDLLIGWTADEVIPYLHMIPTTKAIISLPLIGGALAHTLGRLASNRVFKNGSRELARKWSKNGGRVTTYEFQWYPKESLYGACHCMEMPFMFGDWANWAAAPLVTGKGSEEVVNRLAPKFKQMLLTFIKDGLKDGKHFDITADFSERSYL, from the coding sequence ATGGAAAAACAAATAAGCACACCACGAGGACCCATCCTCACCAAAGTAGACAACGGTCTCGTCTATGCAAGAAACATACAGTATGCCACTGCCGATCGCTGGAAGCAACCCGTTCCATCAAGATGGACGGAAGTCCGCGACTGCACCAAAAAGGGAGCAATATGTCCTCAACACCAATTCCGATTCGAGCACGTCCTTGGTGAAATGCCATCGAAAGATCGCGAGTTCTCAGAGGATTGCCTCAATGTGACAGTCGTGGCTCCTGAGAATGCGAAGAACCTCCCGGTGCTTGTATCTTACCATGGTGGCGCGAACATCGCTGGCGGAGCAGATTTCGACATTATGGACATGAGCGGCTTGGCAAGGTTAGGGTTGGTTACTGTTGCGGTACAATATCGATTGGGAGTTTATGGCTGTGTGGAGATCCCAGGCCATGCGCCCGCGAATCTACATGTTTATGATCAAATTGAAGCTTTGAAATGGACGAAGGAGAATGCTGCTGCATTTGGAGGCGACCCGGCGAATGTGACCATCAGTGGGCAATCAGCTGGAGCCTGGGCAGTGTACAATATGCTGCTTGCACAGACAGATGGACTCTTCCAGAAAGCGATCTTGATCTCGGCATCGCTGGACCTCAAGCTGAAGCCTGAGTACGGGGAAgtggtgaagaagaaacTTCCTGGAGACTTGCTTGACATTCAAGAGAAGTGCTCGCAAGAAATACCCGGGGCGGAACCTTTCTTGCCCAATAGGACCAAGGCGCCTTTTCCTGCAGATCTGGATAAAAGACTTGGGGAGAGGAAGGATGTTGATTTACTCATCGGATGGACCGCGGATGAGGTTATCCCGTATCTCCACATGATTCCGACGACAAAAGCGATCATCTCTTTGCCTCTCATTGGCGGTGCTCTCGCACACACGCTCGGAAGGCTTGCGTCAAATCGCGTTTTCAAGAACGGGAGTCGGGAGCTGGCGAGGAAGTGGTCGAAGAATGGCGGTAGGGTTACCACTTATGAGTTCCAGTGGTATCCGAAAGAAAGTCTCTATGGTGCTTGTCATTGTATGGAGATGCCGTTCATGTTTGGTGATTGGGCGAATTGGGCGGCGGCGCCTTTGGTGACGGGCAAGGGCTCAGAGGAGGTGGTCAACAGACTCGCGCCTAAGTTCAAACAGATGCTCTTGACGTTCATCAAAGACGGGCTAAAAGATGGGAAGCATTTTGACATCACTGCAGATTTTAGTGAGAGATCGTACCTGTAG
- a CDS encoding uncharacterized protein (CAZy:AA16), with translation MKYLAAVAAFLELVSAHGYFETPIARQPGPAYEAACGSQAYNMMKGDINGNVQGLLQLVANQQDYDAEACGLWLCKGMKFDDNTDNVQTYTAGQEVDLDFAIRAPHSGYANVSIVETATNSIIASDLKKWDEYALTSRPSVASESQFSITIPDNLGSQCSTAGDCVIQMYWNSPPPVDQTYESCIDFTVGGSGSGTSPAPAPVSTTAPAPVPTTTPGSGSGGNTTAPVTPPVANGTTGAGNSTKGGSYQYFCA, from the exons ATGAAGTACCtcgccgccgtcgccgctTTCCTTGAGCTTGTCTCTGCTCATGGCTACTTCGAGACTCCCATTGCTCGCCAGCCAGGCCCAGCCTACGAGGCTGCTTGCGGTTCGCAAGCCTACAACATGATGAAGGGTGACA TCAACGGCAACGTCCAAGGTCTCTTGCAACTCGTCGCCAACCAGCAAGACTACGATGCTGAGGCTTGTGGTCTGTGGCTCTGCAAG GGCATGAAGTTCGACGACAACACCGACAACGTCCAGACCTACACCGCCGGACAAGAAGTCGACCTCGACTTCGCCATTCGCGCCCCTCACTCCGGCTACGCCAACGTCTCCATCGTCGAAACCGCAACCAACTCGATCATTGCATCCGACCTGAAGAAGTGGGACGAGTACGCTCTCACCTCCAGACCCAGCGTCGCAAGCGAATCG CAATTCTCAATCACCATCCCCGACAACCTCGGCAGCCAATGCTCCACTGCCGGTGACTGCGTGATCCAAATGTACTGGAACTCCCCACCACCAGTCGACCAGACCTACGAGAGCTGTATCGATTTCACTGTCGGTGGAAGTGGTTCTGGAACTAGCCCGGCTCCTGCTCCTGTTTCTACCACGGCTCCTGCACCTGTCCCTACGACTACTCCTGGCAGTGGTTCTGGAGGCAACACTACCGCTCCAGTTACTCCGCCAGTGGCGAACGGTACTACTGGAGCTGGAAACTCGACCAAGGGTGGCTCTTACCAGTACTTTTGTGCTTAG
- the PAM16 gene encoding mitochondrial import inner membrane translocase subunit TIM16 (BUSCO:EOG09265M8S) — protein MAHRIVTQVLVTGARVFGRAFAEAYKQASASQKYQQSMQGGATASNTLSSAGLTLDEACRILNVPPPKQGQADLSKVHDNFKRLFDQNDPKKGGSFYLQSKVLRARERLELEAQRLRAQSAEKPPSDPPASSS, from the exons ATGGCGCATCGTATAGTAACGCAGGTGCTC GTCACCGGCGCCAGAGTCTTCGGGAGAGCATTCGCTGAGGC TTATAAGCAAGCCTCAGCATCACAA AAATATCAACAATCGATGCAAGGCGGCGCAACAGCCTCCAACACCCTCTCATCCGCCGGCCTAACCCTCGACGAGGCCTGCCGAATCCTCAACGTCCCTCCTCCCAAACAAGGCCAAGCCGACCTCAGCAAAGTCCACGATAACTTCAAACGATTATTTGACCAGAACGATCCCAAAAAGGGTGGCTCCTTTTATCTGCAGAGTAAAGTGCTCCGAGCAAGAGAGCGGTTGGAGTTGGAG GCGCAGAGGCTGAGAGCGCAAAGTGCAGAGAAGCCGCCTTCGGATCCGCCCGCGAGTAGCAGCTAA